A genome region from Frankineae bacterium MT45 includes the following:
- a CDS encoding ATP-dependent helicase HrpA yields MSAELLARRAAALPPVTYPAELPVSARRDDIAAAIAAHQVVIVAGETGSGKTTQLPKICLELGRGITGMIGHTQPRRLAARTVAQRIADELDVPLGEAVGFAVRFTDQVRDTTLIKLMTDGILLAEIQRDPQLRRYDTLILDEAHERGLNIDFLLGYLKRLLPQRPELKLIITSATIDPQRFAKHFNDAPIVEVSGRTYPVEIRYRPLGVEAADEDSTATDADDPDDPDHDQAPRPERDQVEGIVDAVRELSAPGLTGDILVFLSGEREIRDTADALNALDLYNTEVLPLYARLSTAEQHRVFAPHSTRRIVLATNVAETSLTVPGIHYVIDPGTARMSRYSHRTKVQRLPIEPISQASANQRSGRCGRIADGICIRLYSAKDFASRPEFTEPEILRTNLASVILQMAALRLGEVADFPFLDAPDPRAIRDGVALLHELGAVDDAGGLTPIGRQVSRLPVDPRIGRMIVQAGAEGCVREILTIAAALSIPDPRERPAEQAQAAAAKHARFADETSDFLSLLNLWNYLAEQRADRSGNQFRRMCREEFLHYLRIREWQDLRGQLSQLTKSLELRENSEPAAENAVHSAITAGLLSHVGLRSGEGREYTGARNSRFILAPASALARKPPQWVVAAEIVETSRLYARMVARVDPVQVEKLAGHLVQRTYSEPHWDQRRGAVMSYERVTLFGVPLVARRRVNYGSIDQPVSRELFIRHALVLGEWSTTQKFFAANTELVESLRELEERTRRRDLLVDDEDLFEYYDKRVGPEVVSVRHFDSWWKQARRERPDLLTLTREDLLRVVVDEEHPDRWQQGDVELPLSYRFEPGAEDDGVTVHIPVAVLARLGGAEFGWQVPALREELVIALIKSLPKDLRRNFVPAPDTARAVLAAMGGAGSQEPSDEPLTEVVQRELHRLRGVLVPLDAFDLSRIPAHLRLNFAVESADGQVLATGRDLGALQAELAAPARAAVASVLGADLQRSGLIDWPADLEEIPRVVEESVQGQLVRGFPGFQVAGQSVELRIFASEAERRASHLLGLRRLLRRRVSLSERALVGGLSTRSRLVLASNPDGGLDQLVEDLIEACLAGMITAPIFQRGGFDQLLARAQGELPRRAADLLKTVEKVLGEAHEVRSQLSEKVPPAAEESVLDVRQQLRELMPAGFITAVGADRVRDLQRYLAAMHRRLEQLPRDVELDRARMLRVHQVQEAYRKLLSALSPLRASEEDVRAIGWQVQELRVSLFAQQLGTPRPVSEQRIYRAIDAIVP; encoded by the coding sequence ATGTCGGCTGAGCTGCTCGCCCGGCGAGCCGCAGCTCTGCCGCCGGTGACCTACCCGGCCGAGCTTCCGGTCTCGGCCCGACGCGACGACATCGCCGCCGCGATAGCGGCCCACCAGGTGGTGATCGTGGCCGGCGAGACCGGCTCCGGGAAGACGACCCAGCTGCCGAAGATCTGCCTCGAGCTCGGTCGCGGCATCACCGGCATGATCGGCCACACCCAGCCTCGGCGCCTCGCCGCCCGGACAGTGGCCCAGCGCATCGCCGACGAGTTGGACGTGCCGCTGGGCGAGGCGGTCGGATTCGCGGTCCGCTTCACCGACCAGGTCCGCGACACCACGCTGATCAAACTGATGACCGACGGCATCCTGCTGGCCGAGATCCAGCGTGACCCGCAACTGCGTCGCTACGACACGCTGATCCTCGACGAGGCGCACGAGCGGGGCCTGAACATCGACTTCCTCCTCGGCTACCTGAAGCGGCTGCTCCCCCAGCGCCCCGAGCTGAAGCTGATCATCACCTCGGCCACCATCGATCCGCAGCGATTCGCCAAGCATTTCAACGACGCGCCGATCGTCGAGGTCTCCGGGCGGACGTATCCGGTCGAGATCCGCTACCGCCCGCTGGGAGTCGAGGCGGCCGACGAAGACTCCACAGCCACAGACGCCGACGACCCCGACGACCCGGACCACGACCAAGCGCCGCGGCCGGAGCGTGACCAGGTGGAGGGGATCGTCGACGCGGTGCGGGAGCTGAGTGCCCCCGGACTCACCGGCGACATCCTGGTCTTCCTCAGCGGCGAGCGGGAGATTCGTGACACCGCGGACGCCCTGAACGCCCTCGACCTCTACAACACCGAAGTGCTGCCGCTCTACGCCCGTCTGAGCACCGCCGAACAGCATCGGGTCTTCGCCCCGCACAGCACCCGCCGCATCGTGCTGGCCACCAACGTCGCCGAGACGTCGCTGACCGTGCCGGGGATCCACTACGTCATCGATCCGGGCACGGCCCGCATGTCGCGCTACAGCCACCGCACCAAGGTGCAGCGGCTTCCCATCGAACCCATCTCGCAGGCCTCGGCCAATCAACGCTCCGGACGCTGCGGCCGGATCGCCGACGGCATCTGCATTCGCCTTTATTCTGCGAAGGATTTCGCGTCCCGCCCCGAGTTCACCGAGCCCGAGATCCTACGGACCAACCTCGCTTCGGTGATCCTGCAGATGGCCGCACTACGCCTCGGTGAGGTGGCCGACTTCCCGTTCCTGGACGCGCCGGACCCGCGGGCGATCCGTGACGGTGTGGCCCTGCTGCATGAACTGGGTGCGGTCGACGATGCCGGCGGACTCACCCCGATTGGCCGGCAGGTATCCCGGCTGCCGGTGGATCCGCGTATCGGACGGATGATCGTGCAGGCCGGAGCCGAGGGGTGTGTGCGGGAGATCCTCACCATCGCCGCTGCCCTCTCGATTCCAGATCCGCGGGAGCGACCGGCCGAACAGGCGCAGGCCGCTGCGGCCAAACATGCCCGATTCGCCGACGAGACCTCCGACTTTCTCAGCCTTCTCAACCTCTGGAACTATCTGGCCGAACAGCGAGCTGACCGCTCGGGAAATCAGTTCCGCCGGATGTGCCGGGAGGAGTTCCTGCACTATCTGCGAATCCGCGAGTGGCAGGACCTGCGGGGTCAGCTAAGCCAATTAACCAAGTCTCTGGAGTTGCGGGAGAACAGCGAACCGGCGGCCGAGAACGCCGTGCACAGCGCCATCACCGCCGGGCTCCTCTCTCATGTGGGGCTCCGCAGCGGCGAGGGTCGCGAGTACACGGGTGCCCGCAATTCGCGGTTCATCCTCGCCCCGGCTTCGGCACTGGCTCGCAAACCCCCGCAGTGGGTCGTCGCCGCCGAGATCGTGGAGACGTCCCGGCTCTACGCCCGGATGGTCGCCCGGGTGGATCCGGTGCAGGTAGAGAAGCTGGCCGGCCACCTCGTGCAGCGCACCTACAGCGAGCCGCATTGGGATCAGCGCCGCGGTGCGGTGATGTCGTATGAGCGGGTGACGCTCTTCGGAGTCCCGCTGGTCGCCCGCCGGCGCGTCAACTACGGATCCATCGACCAACCCGTCTCGCGTGAGCTCTTCATCCGCCACGCGCTGGTGCTCGGCGAGTGGAGTACGACCCAGAAATTCTTCGCCGCCAACACCGAGCTCGTCGAATCGCTGCGCGAACTGGAGGAGCGGACTCGCCGCCGCGATCTGCTGGTCGACGACGAGGACCTCTTCGAGTACTACGACAAGCGGGTCGGCCCCGAGGTGGTCTCGGTCCGGCACTTCGACAGCTGGTGGAAGCAGGCGCGGCGAGAGCGTCCGGACCTGTTGACGCTTACCCGGGAGGATCTGCTGCGGGTCGTGGTCGACGAGGAGCACCCGGACCGCTGGCAACAGGGCGACGTGGAATTGCCGCTGAGCTACCGCTTCGAGCCCGGGGCCGAGGACGACGGGGTGACGGTGCACATCCCGGTGGCCGTGCTGGCCCGGCTCGGCGGGGCGGAGTTCGGATGGCAGGTTCCGGCGCTGCGTGAAGAGTTGGTGATCGCGCTCATCAAGAGCCTCCCCAAGGACCTGCGCCGCAACTTCGTCCCGGCACCGGACACGGCCCGCGCCGTACTGGCCGCGATGGGTGGGGCCGGGTCGCAGGAGCCGTCCGATGAGCCCCTGACCGAAGTCGTACAGCGTGAGCTGCATCGTCTGCGCGGGGTCCTGGTGCCGCTGGATGCCTTCGACCTGAGCCGGATCCCGGCCCATCTCCGCCTCAACTTCGCCGTCGAGTCGGCGGACGGTCAGGTGCTGGCCACGGGCCGGGATCTGGGTGCGCTGCAGGCCGAACTGGCCGCCCCGGCCCGGGCTGCGGTGGCCTCCGTCCTCGGTGCCGACCTGCAGCGAAGCGGGCTGATCGACTGGCCGGCCGACCTGGAGGAGATCCCGCGGGTCGTCGAGGAGAGCGTGCAGGGGCAGCTGGTGCGCGGCTTCCCCGGCTTTCAGGTGGCCGGCCAGAGCGTGGAGCTGCGGATCTTCGCCAGCGAAGCGGAGCGGCGGGCCTCTCACCTGCTCGGCCTGCGCCGGTTGCTCCGACGGCGGGTCAGCCTATCCGAGCGGGCGCTGGTCGGTGGGCTCTCCACCCGCTCCCGTCTCGTGCTCGCCAGCAACCCCGACGGCGGCCTCGACCAGCTCGTCGAGGATCTGATCGAGGCTTGCCTGGCCGGGATGATCACCGCGCCGATCTTCCAGCGCGGCGGCTTCGACCAGTTGCTGGCCCGGGCCCAGGGCGAGCTCCCCCGACGGGCCGCCGACCTGCTGAAGACGGTGGAGAAGGTGTTGGGCGAGGCCCACGAAGTGCGCAGCCAGTTGAGCGAGAAGGTTCCGCCGGCCGCCGAGGAGTCCGTGCTCGACGTGCGCCAGCAGTTGCGAGAACTCATGCCGGCTGGCTTCATCACCGCCGTCGGGGCCGACCGGGTGCGCGACCTGCAGCGCTACCTCGCGGCGATGCACCGACGTCTCGAGCAACTGCCGCGCGATGTGGAGCTTGATCGGGCCCGGATGCTCCGCGTTCACCAGGTTCAGGAGGCGTACCGGAAACTGCTGAGTGCCCTCTCCCCTCTCCGCGCGTCGGAGGAGGATGTCCGGGCGATCGGTTGGCAGGTGCAGGAGTTGCGGGTCAGCCTCTTCGCCCAGCAGTTGGGGACGCCCCGTCCGGTGTCCGAGCAGCGAATCTATCGGGCGATCGACGCGATCGTTCCGTAA
- a CDS encoding NADPH:quinone reductase produces the protein MKAISFAAFGGPDVLSLVELPEPQASSGQVRVRVRTAAVNPFDNKVRRGFLQPNLPPSLPSIPGYDAAGVVDQVGADVTEFAVGDEVLGNGFSGAYAEVALADPAKLTRRPPSVSWEVAGGFASVAATAARVLRQLDVQPGQTLLIHGASGAVGQLAVQLAVAAGVNVIGSGGPANQEQLRALGATPVVYGEGLAERVRQVSERIDRAFDLGGRGDLPTLIALTGTPEHVITIADPAAAEHGVRFSAGGESGGLEPLVTKLAAGELTLAIGETFPLADAAAAQALSESGRASGRIILHIS, from the coding sequence ATGAAGGCCATCAGCTTCGCCGCATTCGGCGGCCCGGACGTGCTGAGTCTCGTCGAGCTTCCCGAGCCCCAGGCCAGCAGCGGGCAGGTGCGAGTCCGGGTACGGACCGCGGCCGTCAACCCGTTCGACAACAAGGTGCGGCGGGGCTTCCTCCAGCCGAACCTGCCGCCATCCCTCCCGTCGATCCCCGGTTATGACGCGGCCGGAGTGGTGGACCAGGTCGGTGCCGACGTCACGGAGTTCGCCGTCGGTGATGAGGTCCTGGGCAATGGCTTCAGCGGCGCCTACGCCGAGGTGGCGCTGGCCGATCCGGCCAAGTTGACGCGCCGGCCCCCGTCGGTCAGTTGGGAGGTGGCCGGCGGGTTCGCCTCCGTTGCCGCCACCGCCGCCCGGGTGCTCCGTCAGCTGGACGTCCAGCCTGGTCAGACGCTCCTGATCCACGGCGCCTCCGGGGCCGTCGGGCAGCTGGCCGTGCAACTGGCGGTCGCGGCCGGAGTGAACGTCATCGGTAGCGGCGGCCCGGCCAACCAGGAGCAGCTACGCGCGCTCGGGGCGACCCCGGTCGTCTACGGCGAGGGTCTGGCCGAGCGGGTCCGGCAGGTGTCGGAGCGCATCGACCGGGCCTTCGACCTCGGTGGGCGCGGTGACCTGCCCACTCTCATCGCACTCACCGGCACACCGGAGCACGTCATCACCATCGCCGACCCGGCGGCGGCCGAACACGGGGTGCGATTCTCGGCCGGTGGAGAGTCCGGCGGCCTGGAACCACTGGTCACGAAGCTGGCCGCCGGCGAGCTGACGCTGGCCATCGGCGAGACCTTCCCGCTGGCCGACGCCGCCGCGGCCCAGGCCCTGAGCGAGAGTGGTCGCGCATCCGGGCGGATCATCCTGCACATCAGCTGA
- a CDS encoding Predicted PurR-regulated permease PerM, producing the protein MTTTDPERPDESAPGPENQAPAITTPVLSDTRRDAVEAVTWPVRVAAAWTWRLIILAIGIYLALRVVQAVELVAFSVVVALLFTSVLHPVERRLRRVLPGPKSLPAALTLLFGVVVLGAIAWFIAWQITTHSTQLADQLSAFVTRTRNWLQTGPLKLKQADFDQLTNNITDTIKSHQSDLVNGAIATLQTFGQILGAALLVLLSTFFMLRDGDLIWRWVVSLLPRAAHPRFDRSGRLGWRTLGGYMRGTVLIAGFHGVSIALVLAILHVPLAAALGVLIFLGSFVPLIGLTVTGAFCVVVALLEHGVTSAVVVAIAIIVLVQVEGQVLQPLIMSRAVEVHPLAVAISVLSGTALAGIAGALIAVPLVAFLNTAIKALRDDYEEPDDSDVSEFPVSEHVHAESSSDPPDE; encoded by the coding sequence ATGACCACAACTGACCCGGAGCGCCCCGACGAGTCTGCGCCGGGGCCGGAGAATCAGGCGCCCGCGATCACCACGCCGGTGCTCTCGGACACCCGACGCGACGCGGTCGAGGCGGTGACCTGGCCGGTCCGGGTGGCCGCCGCCTGGACGTGGCGCCTCATCATCCTGGCCATCGGCATCTACCTCGCCCTGCGAGTGGTGCAGGCCGTGGAACTCGTCGCCTTCTCCGTCGTCGTGGCGCTGCTCTTCACCTCGGTCCTGCACCCGGTCGAGCGGCGTCTGCGCCGGGTGCTCCCCGGACCGAAGTCGCTCCCGGCCGCCCTCACCCTGCTCTTCGGTGTCGTGGTCCTCGGGGCGATCGCCTGGTTCATCGCCTGGCAGATCACCACCCACTCCACCCAACTGGCCGATCAGCTCAGCGCGTTCGTCACCCGGACCCGCAACTGGCTGCAGACCGGGCCGCTGAAGCTGAAGCAGGCGGACTTCGACCAGCTCACGAACAACATCACCGACACCATCAAGTCCCATCAGTCGGACCTGGTCAACGGCGCGATCGCCACCCTGCAGACCTTCGGCCAGATCCTCGGTGCCGCCCTGCTGGTGCTGCTCTCGACCTTCTTCATGCTCCGCGACGGTGACCTGATCTGGAGGTGGGTCGTCAGCCTGCTGCCCCGGGCCGCGCATCCTCGGTTCGACCGCTCCGGCCGATTGGGGTGGCGCACGCTCGGTGGCTACATGCGGGGGACGGTTCTCATCGCGGGCTTCCACGGCGTCAGCATCGCGCTGGTGCTGGCGATCCTGCACGTCCCGCTGGCCGCTGCGCTTGGCGTGCTCATCTTCCTCGGCTCCTTCGTCCCGCTCATCGGCCTCACGGTCACTGGCGCCTTCTGCGTCGTCGTCGCGCTCCTCGAGCACGGCGTCACCTCAGCCGTCGTCGTCGCCATCGCGATCATCGTGCTGGTGCAGGTCGAGGGTCAGGTGCTGCAGCCGCTGATCATGAGTCGAGCGGTCGAAGTGCACCCGCTGGCCGTCGCGATCTCCGTCCTCAGTGGCACGGCGCTGGCCGGAATCGCCGGCGCGCTCATCGCGGTGCCACTGGTCGCCTTCCTGAACACAGCGATCAAGGCCCTCCGTGACGACTACGAGGAGCCGGACGACTCGGACGTCTCGGAGTTTCCGGTCTCCGAGCACGTCCATGCCGAATCGTCGAGTGACCCGCCGGACGAGTGA